Proteins encoded within one genomic window of Kibdelosporangium phytohabitans:
- a CDS encoding fatty acid desaturase family protein, whose amino-acid sequence MRIWKHSPRDGILLAFSVVQLAVMIWLAAGWDEASVAWRVIGFVVIAVMTAYNVIVVSHLFTHVPWFASARLNAVASLLNSVDIGQSVQAYHLTHVRNHHRFNNDPIGPDGTTRDKSSTYKDGENGEHTPLLRYVFQGAAESMLDRAKDLYAVTRLWRVGAHEQNLLTLAASREPKRTRELRQVQADRAAHCLALAGFAVISWQWTLFCYIPAFFVALAMVNVQNYYRHYGADPSNRAADAVSHYSRLYNLVAFNDGYHQEHHLSPATHWSKLPTVRDRREDELEAQPRIVSPVPAMLGFLHRDRPLLHKDKTTRSPG is encoded by the coding sequence ATGCGGATCTGGAAGCACTCGCCCAGGGACGGGATCCTGCTGGCCTTCAGCGTGGTGCAGCTGGCGGTGATGATCTGGCTGGCCGCCGGGTGGGACGAGGCGTCCGTCGCCTGGCGCGTCATCGGTTTCGTGGTGATCGCGGTGATGACCGCGTACAACGTCATCGTGGTGTCCCACCTGTTCACGCACGTGCCGTGGTTCGCGTCGGCCCGGCTGAACGCCGTGGCGTCGCTGCTGAACTCCGTCGACATCGGACAGTCCGTCCAGGCCTACCACCTGACGCACGTGCGCAACCACCACCGGTTCAACAACGACCCGATCGGGCCGGACGGCACGACTCGTGACAAGTCCTCCACCTACAAGGACGGTGAGAACGGCGAGCACACACCGTTGCTGCGCTACGTGTTCCAAGGCGCCGCCGAGTCCATGCTGGACAGAGCGAAGGACCTGTACGCGGTCACCAGGCTGTGGCGGGTCGGCGCACACGAGCAGAACCTGCTGACCCTGGCGGCCAGCCGGGAACCCAAGCGCACCAGGGAGTTGCGCCAGGTCCAGGCCGACCGGGCGGCGCACTGCCTCGCGCTGGCGGGCTTCGCGGTCATCTCCTGGCAGTGGACGCTGTTCTGCTACATCCCCGCTTTCTTCGTGGCGCTGGCGATGGTGAACGTGCAGAACTACTACCGCCACTACGGGGCCGACCCGAGCAACCGCGCGGCGGACGCGGTCAGCCACTACAGCAGGCTCTACAACCTGGTCGCGTTCAACGACGGCTACCACCAGGAACACCACCTGAGCCCGGCCACGCACTGGAGCAAGCTGCCCACGGTCCGGGACCGGCGTGAGGACGAGCTGGAGGCACAGCCCCGGATCGTCAGCCCGGTACCGGCGATGCTGGGCTTCCTGCACCGCGACCGCCCGTTGCTGCACAAGGACAAGACCACCAGGAGCCCGGGATGA
- a CDS encoding NAD(P)/FAD-dependent oxidoreductase, whose amino-acid sequence MTVPSSSEVVIIGGGVVGTSIAYHLARAGVRDVVLLERDQLGAGSTCKAAGGLRGQFSDTLNITLSTRGMAAYRRFPEELGQEIDYRAVGYLFLLSSPDQVAAFERSVPLQNSLGVPSRLLDVAEAKRLSPLIDTDGLLAAAYCPEDGHATPESVVLGYASGARRCGARLVTHCEVLGVETTGKDIKAVVTNQGRIATSTVICAAGAWSAAVGAMAGVPLPVLPYRRQLAFTGPLDPPAEMPFTIDFESAFYFRREGRGLMLGLSDPAQEPGFHLDPTQEWLDGLALAIERRAPGVLDLGFTTSWAGLYEVTPDHNALIGEASEVSRFLYATGFSGHGFMQAPAVGEVVRDLVLDRVPTVDVTPLDAGRFANAEHRTELNYV is encoded by the coding sequence GTGACTGTCCCATCATCCAGCGAGGTCGTGATCATCGGCGGCGGCGTGGTCGGTACGAGCATCGCCTACCACCTCGCCCGAGCAGGTGTCCGTGACGTCGTGCTGCTGGAACGTGACCAGCTCGGCGCCGGGTCCACGTGCAAGGCGGCAGGTGGCCTGCGCGGACAGTTCTCCGACACGCTCAACATCACGCTGAGCACCCGGGGAATGGCCGCCTACCGACGGTTCCCCGAGGAACTCGGGCAGGAGATCGACTACCGCGCGGTCGGCTACCTGTTCCTGCTGTCCAGTCCGGACCAAGTGGCGGCCTTCGAACGCAGTGTGCCGCTGCAGAACTCCCTCGGCGTGCCGAGCCGTCTGCTCGACGTGGCCGAGGCGAAGCGGCTGTCGCCGCTGATCGACACCGACGGGCTGCTGGCGGCTGCGTACTGTCCGGAAGACGGGCACGCGACACCGGAGTCAGTCGTGCTCGGGTACGCCTCAGGCGCCCGGCGGTGCGGCGCCCGGCTGGTCACCCACTGCGAGGTCCTCGGTGTCGAGACCACCGGCAAGGACATCAAGGCGGTGGTCACCAACCAGGGCCGGATCGCCACTTCCACCGTGATCTGCGCGGCGGGCGCGTGGTCGGCCGCCGTGGGCGCGATGGCCGGCGTACCGTTGCCGGTACTGCCGTACCGGCGTCAGCTGGCGTTCACCGGGCCGCTCGACCCGCCGGCCGAGATGCCGTTCACCATCGACTTCGAATCGGCGTTCTACTTCCGCCGGGAGGGCCGGGGACTGATGCTGGGCCTCTCGGATCCCGCGCAGGAGCCGGGCTTCCACCTCGATCCGACCCAGGAGTGGCTGGACGGACTGGCTCTCGCGATCGAACGGCGTGCCCCCGGCGTGCTCGACCTCGGCTTCACCACGAGCTGGGCCGGCCTGTACGAGGTGACACCGGACCACAACGCCCTGATCGGCGAGGCCAGCGAGGTCAGCAGGTTCCTCTACGCCACGGGGTTTTCCGGGCACGGATTCATGCAGGCCCCGGCAGTCGGCGAGGTGGTGCGCGACCTGGTGCTCGACCGCGTGCCCACTGTGGACGTCACACCGCTCGA
- a CDS encoding non-ribosomal peptide synthetase — translation MTITGAFHRVLAAHPDRVAVSSADGSLTYTELDERAGWLAGHLRGLGVSTEDRVAVGLPRGADLVVALLAVLKAGGSYVALDPQQPEERRALVVKDSGAGVVITPELLAGLPDKAPPVPEPGHGPSSTAYLGYTSGSTGNPKGVCVPHRAVLRLVSGQDFLPIQPDDVFLQFAAVAFDASTLEIWGALLNGARLAIPPPGDLSPAELTSVVQREGVTVLWLTAGLFHTMVDAGIGGLTSLRTLLAGGDALSAAHVDRALRELPDTRLVNGYGPTENTTFTTCHVFTESVGGSPVPIGVPIHGTTAQLLDETLRPVPDGDVGELCTGGLGVATGYHNDPVLTAQRFVPDPFSTDPGGRLYRTGDLARRRPDGVLEFHGRADNQVKIRGFRVETGEVEAALRRHPEIDDAAVVAQDSPAGKVLAAFYVSDLTETSAELRAHLAAIVPRYMLPAVYVRVEELPLTPNGKVDRDRLAATQLPERPELSTDYRAPGNEHEVWLAGLWADLMQVAEVGVDDDFFELGGHSLMATRITVEIAERYGRTVPAVAFYENPTIAELAALLEVTG, via the coding sequence ATGACCATCACCGGCGCGTTCCACCGAGTTCTCGCCGCGCACCCGGACCGGGTGGCGGTGAGTTCCGCCGACGGCAGCCTCACGTACACCGAACTGGACGAGCGCGCCGGCTGGCTGGCCGGTCACCTGCGCGGACTCGGTGTGTCCACTGAGGACCGTGTCGCTGTCGGCCTGCCCCGAGGTGCCGACCTGGTCGTGGCGCTCCTCGCGGTGCTCAAGGCAGGCGGCAGTTACGTCGCACTGGACCCGCAGCAGCCGGAGGAGCGGCGTGCCCTGGTGGTGAAGGATTCCGGCGCCGGCGTGGTGATCACGCCGGAGCTGCTGGCCGGTCTGCCGGACAAGGCCCCACCGGTCCCCGAGCCGGGCCATGGCCCGTCCTCGACGGCGTACCTGGGCTACACGTCCGGTTCCACCGGCAACCCCAAGGGCGTGTGCGTGCCCCATCGCGCGGTCCTGCGCCTGGTGTCCGGTCAGGACTTCCTGCCGATCCAGCCGGATGACGTGTTCCTCCAGTTCGCCGCGGTCGCCTTCGACGCGTCCACGCTGGAGATCTGGGGCGCGTTGCTCAACGGCGCCCGGCTCGCGATCCCCCCGCCCGGCGACCTGTCCCCCGCGGAGCTGACCTCGGTCGTCCAGCGCGAGGGAGTCACCGTGCTCTGGCTGACCGCGGGCCTGTTCCACACCATGGTCGACGCGGGGATCGGCGGGCTGACGTCGTTGCGGACGTTGTTGGCCGGTGGCGACGCGCTGTCGGCCGCGCACGTGGACCGGGCGCTGCGCGAACTGCCGGACACGCGGCTGGTCAACGGTTACGGGCCGACGGAGAACACGACGTTCACCACCTGCCACGTGTTCACCGAGTCCGTGGGCGGCAGTCCGGTGCCGATCGGCGTGCCGATCCACGGCACCACAGCCCAGCTGCTCGACGAAACGCTACGCCCGGTGCCGGACGGTGACGTGGGCGAGCTGTGCACGGGCGGACTGGGCGTGGCCACCGGGTACCACAACGATCCCGTGCTGACCGCGCAACGGTTCGTGCCCGACCCGTTCAGCACGGATCCAGGCGGACGCCTCTACCGCACCGGGGATCTCGCCCGGCGCAGGCCGGACGGGGTGCTGGAGTTCCACGGCCGGGCCGACAACCAGGTCAAGATCAGGGGTTTCCGGGTGGAGACCGGCGAGGTCGAGGCCGCGCTGCGGCGTCACCCGGAGATCGACGACGCCGCCGTGGTCGCACAGGACTCCCCGGCGGGCAAGGTGCTGGCGGCGTTCTACGTCAGCGACCTCACCGAGACCTCGGCCGAACTGCGGGCGCATCTGGCGGCGATCGTGCCGCGCTACATGCTGCCCGCGGTGTACGTCCGCGTGGAGGAATTGCCGCTCACGCCCAACGGCAAGGTCGACAGGGACCGCCTGGCCGCCACACAGCTGCCGGAACGCCCCGAGCTCAGCACCGACTACCGCGCGCCCGGCAACGAGCACGAAGTGTGGCTGGCCGGGTTGTGGGCCGACCTGATGCAGGTCGCCGAGGTCGGTGTGGACGACGACTTCTTCGAACTGGGCGGGCATTCGCTGATGGCGACCCGGATCACCGTCGAGATCGCCGAGCGCTACGGCCGCACAGTGCCCGCCGTGGCGTTCTACGAGAACCCCACGATCGCCGAACTGGCCGCGCTGCTGGAGGTCACCGGATGA
- a CDS encoding thioesterase II family protein, producing MKNRLLLRRPADDCAARVFCFPYSGLGASMFTQWPRRIGDIEICLVQPPGRENRIKHPHYGTYEQLAEEVADGLAPYFDRPFGFFGHCGGALAGFATALLLAQRDGPTPDCVYISSQVAPHDGPYGRFLGMTDDELAVELADLTRAMGGEPQPDILALSLRVLRADITANQRYHLAEPVVLPGELRAIGWSEDREIRPAQMDGWPAYAAPDRFHRTVLAGTHHEFLKAPLALQAELAAGLRTPERQIR from the coding sequence GTGAAGAACAGGCTCCTGCTGCGCCGCCCGGCCGACGACTGCGCCGCCCGGGTGTTCTGCTTCCCGTACTCCGGGCTCGGCGCGTCCATGTTCACCCAGTGGCCGCGGCGCATCGGCGACATCGAGATCTGCCTGGTCCAGCCGCCCGGCCGGGAGAACCGGATCAAGCACCCGCACTACGGCACCTACGAACAGCTGGCGGAGGAAGTCGCCGACGGGCTGGCACCGTACTTCGACCGCCCCTTCGGCTTCTTCGGCCACTGCGGGGGTGCGCTCGCCGGGTTCGCCACCGCACTGCTGCTCGCACAGCGCGACGGCCCCACGCCGGACTGCGTCTACATCTCCTCACAGGTCGCGCCGCACGACGGCCCGTACGGCCGGTTCCTGGGCATGACCGACGACGAACTGGCCGTCGAACTGGCCGACCTCACCAGGGCCATGGGCGGTGAACCCCAGCCGGACATCCTCGCGCTCAGCCTGCGTGTGCTGCGCGCGGACATCACCGCCAACCAGCGCTACCACCTGGCCGAACCGGTCGTGCTGCCCGGTGAGCTGCGGGCCATCGGCTGGAGCGAGGACCGGGAGATCAGGCCCGCGCAGATGGACGGCTGGCCCGCCTACGCCGCGCCGGACCGGTTCCACCGGACCGTCCTGGCCGGTACCCACCACGAGTTCCTGAAGGCACCGCTGGCACTGCAGGCCGAACTGGCCGCGGGCCTGCGTACACCCGAAAGGCAGATCCGATGA
- a CDS encoding cytochrome P450, with amino-acid sequence MRITKPGGDPVDLDTVDLFDHGLYATGDPHAIWAAMRGHAPVHRQTLPDGRGFWSVTRYHDVNDVLRDHTRFTSSQGTLLSILGSTDPAGGKMMAASDPPVHSALREPMGKVLSHSALQEHNPRIRRVVLRMLGPLLDGGVWDIARAAARFPMAFTGTLMGLPESDWPRLAGLTTMAIAPQDPEYRQSDGHGTLAAAHHQLFAYFSEQARNRKRHPSDDLVGFLVRMRAGDRPLKHDEIVYNCYSLLLGANVTTPHAVAGTVLALIEHPDEYRRWRQEPRRTSTAVEEGLRWASPANHFMRHATQDMTLHGVQIKEGDAVVAWLGSANRDEQVFPDPFRFDTARSPNRHVAFGFGPHYCIGAPLARIALRMLFTEIVAAVGEFALAGPVEHLTSNFVAGIKSMPVTARLDHQAAREIATAIAEEGQVAV; translated from the coding sequence ATGAGGATCACCAAGCCAGGCGGCGACCCGGTTGATCTGGACACAGTGGACCTGTTCGACCACGGGCTCTACGCCACCGGGGACCCGCACGCGATCTGGGCCGCGATGCGCGGGCACGCGCCCGTCCACCGCCAGACTCTGCCCGACGGCCGCGGGTTCTGGTCGGTCACGCGGTACCACGACGTGAACGACGTGCTGCGTGACCACACGCGGTTCACGTCCAGCCAGGGCACTCTGCTGTCGATACTCGGCAGCACGGACCCGGCCGGCGGCAAGATGATGGCCGCCAGCGACCCGCCCGTGCACTCCGCGTTGCGTGAACCGATGGGCAAGGTGCTCTCGCACAGTGCCTTGCAGGAACACAATCCGCGCATCCGGCGAGTGGTCCTGCGCATGCTGGGGCCGTTGCTGGACGGCGGCGTGTGGGACATCGCCCGCGCGGCTGCCCGGTTCCCGATGGCGTTCACCGGAACGCTGATGGGACTGCCGGAGTCCGACTGGCCGCGGCTGGCCGGGCTGACCACGATGGCCATCGCGCCGCAGGACCCGGAGTACCGCCAGTCCGACGGCCACGGCACGCTCGCCGCCGCTCACCACCAGCTTTTCGCGTACTTCTCCGAGCAGGCGCGCAACCGCAAACGCCATCCGTCCGACGACCTGGTCGGTTTCCTGGTGCGGATGCGGGCAGGTGACCGTCCGCTCAAGCACGACGAGATCGTCTACAACTGCTACAGCCTTCTGCTCGGCGCCAACGTGACCACACCACACGCCGTGGCGGGCACGGTCCTCGCGCTGATCGAGCACCCGGACGAGTACCGGCGCTGGCGGCAGGAGCCCCGGCGGACGAGCACCGCCGTGGAGGAAGGACTGCGTTGGGCCTCGCCTGCCAACCACTTCATGCGGCACGCCACCCAGGACATGACGTTGCACGGCGTGCAGATCAAGGAGGGTGACGCCGTGGTGGCGTGGCTCGGTTCGGCCAACCGGGACGAGCAGGTGTTCCCCGACCCGTTCCGGTTCGACACCGCGCGGTCGCCGAACCGGCACGTGGCGTTCGGTTTCGGCCCGCACTACTGCATCGGCGCGCCGCTGGCGCGGATCGCGCTGCGGATGCTGTTCACCGAGATCGTCGCGGCCGTCGGGGAGTTCGCCCTCGCCGGGCCGGTCGAGCACCTGACGTCGAATTTCGTCGCGGGCATCAAGAGCATGCCCGTCACCGCACGGCTCGACCACCAGGCCGCGCGCGAGATCGCCACGGCCATCGCCGAGGAAGGCCAGGTGGCGGTGTGA